In Streptomyces sp. NBC_00414, a single window of DNA contains:
- a CDS encoding APH(3'') family aminoglycoside O-phosphotransferase, which yields MSDRPGTRTVSPVLLGVDDGGWSPVTAGESGAAVFRSADGTRYAKCVPAADAAELEAERDRGTWLSEQGVPGPRVLDWRSGDDGVCLVTSAVSGVPADQVPAEELRVAWERIADAVRRLHETPVSQCPFRWGVDAMVTVARDVVARDAVNPEFLPADQRQTPATELLDRLTRQVARRREQEAVDMVVCHGDLCLPNIILDPQTLDVSGFIDLGRLGLADRYADLSLLLANARETWTDEEQARDADMAFAERYGITLDHDRRRFYLHLDPLTWG from the coding sequence ATGAGTGATCGCCCTGGAACTCGGACCGTGTCACCGGTGCTGCTCGGCGTGGATGACGGCGGCTGGTCGCCTGTCACCGCGGGCGAGTCGGGAGCGGCTGTCTTTCGCAGCGCGGACGGCACTCGGTATGCCAAGTGCGTGCCTGCCGCGGATGCAGCCGAACTGGAAGCCGAGCGTGATCGGGGCACATGGCTGAGCGAGCAGGGTGTACCCGGTCCACGAGTGCTCGACTGGCGGTCCGGTGACGACGGCGTCTGTCTGGTGACGAGTGCTGTCTCCGGCGTGCCCGCTGATCAGGTGCCCGCTGAGGAACTGCGGGTCGCCTGGGAACGTATCGCGGACGCGGTCCGCCGACTGCACGAGACGCCTGTGTCCCAGTGCCCTTTTCGCTGGGGTGTGGACGCCATGGTCACCGTGGCGCGCGACGTCGTGGCGCGTGACGCCGTAAATCCCGAGTTCCTCCCTGCCGACCAGCGGCAGACGCCCGCCACGGAGCTGCTGGACCGCCTCACCCGGCAGGTCGCACGCCGACGGGAGCAGGAAGCCGTCGACATGGTCGTCTGCCACGGGGACCTGTGCCTGCCCAACATCATCCTCGATCCGCAGACCCTGGACGTGTCGGGCTTCATCGACTTGGGCCGCCTCGGACTGGCCGACCGTTACGCCGACCTGTCGCTGCTGCTCGCCAACGCGCGAGAAACGTGGACGGACGAGGAGCAGGCTCGGGATGCGGACATGGCCTTCGCCGAGAGGTACGGCATCACCCTCGACCACGACCGCCGGCGGTTCTACCTCCACCTCGACCCGCTCACCTGGGGCTGA
- a CDS encoding TetR/AcrR family transcriptional regulator → MPKVSQEHMDARRRQIVDAARARFASHGFARTSMADIVTESGLSNGAIYRHFTSKDEIVVAVCEQGSEVLPKALTVEAVAGFLEHVRVRARETGHARLVAQIYAEASVSPQLAAVVGQQLAAMRAAVAELVPDRRRRHAEQIAEGFTAVCISYSQQLAIRGDLDPAPFTAALMSIVNGQPGADRAHPARSKSGSE, encoded by the coding sequence ATGCCGAAGGTAAGCCAGGAACACATGGACGCCCGCCGTCGGCAGATCGTGGACGCCGCGCGGGCCCGGTTCGCCAGTCACGGCTTCGCCCGCACGTCCATGGCCGACATCGTCACCGAGTCCGGGCTCTCCAACGGGGCCATCTACCGGCACTTCACCAGCAAGGACGAGATCGTCGTCGCAGTCTGCGAACAGGGAAGTGAGGTACTGCCGAAGGCGCTCACCGTCGAGGCTGTCGCGGGCTTCCTCGAACACGTACGTGTCCGTGCGCGTGAGACGGGTCACGCCAGGCTGGTAGCCCAGATCTACGCCGAAGCATCGGTGTCGCCGCAGCTGGCGGCCGTGGTGGGACAGCAGCTTGCCGCCATGAGGGCCGCCGTGGCCGAACTGGTCCCCGATCGGCGGAGACGGCACGCCGAGCAGATTGCCGAAGGGTTCACGGCCGTCTGCATCAGCTACAGCCAGCAACTGGCCATCCGCGGCGACCTGGACCCCGCGCCCTTCACCGCAGCATTGATGTCGATCGTCAACGGACAGCCAGGAGCCGACCGGGCACATCCCGCGCGGAGCAAGTCCGGTTCGGAGTAA
- a CDS encoding aldo/keto reductase — MRYRTFGRLTGLRVSEYALGTANFGMSDTGAGPEGSRQIFEAFVAAGGTTFDTSNLYQDGQAETVLGGLLGDRRDDFVVITKYSGTRRQHPRPGTTGNSRKTMVRALEASLRRLDTDYVDVFMPHFPDGTTPIEEILAGFDDLIRSGKILHGALSNFPAWRVAGAAVRADLHGLAPLVGIQTEYSLAERSADRELLPMAQAHGLGAFLYSPLAGGLLTGKYRQGGQGRLSARGDTVEGTVQRTAVVDAVLAIADENDASPVQVALAWLRRRAAQAHTALIPVVGPRTLTQWEDYLRSLQVELSDQQYQHLDRISAVRMGTPHEDVAAALEHGFDGDRTLLEPLTVPVA, encoded by the coding sequence ATGCGTTACCGGACCTTCGGCCGACTGACCGGACTGCGCGTGTCGGAGTACGCGCTCGGGACAGCCAATTTCGGCATGTCGGACACCGGCGCAGGCCCCGAGGGCTCTCGCCAGATCTTCGAGGCCTTCGTCGCCGCCGGCGGCACCACGTTCGACACCTCCAACCTCTACCAGGACGGACAGGCCGAAACCGTGCTGGGCGGGCTGCTCGGCGACCGGCGCGACGACTTCGTCGTCATCACCAAGTACAGCGGAACGCGGCGGCAACATCCCCGGCCCGGCACCACCGGCAACAGCCGCAAGACCATGGTCCGCGCCCTGGAGGCGAGCCTCCGTCGCCTCGACACCGACTACGTGGATGTCTTCATGCCGCACTTCCCCGACGGAACCACCCCGATCGAGGAGATCCTGGCCGGGTTCGACGACCTGATCCGCTCCGGCAAGATCCTCCACGGCGCCCTGTCCAACTTCCCCGCCTGGCGGGTCGCCGGCGCGGCGGTGCGGGCGGACCTGCACGGCCTGGCTCCACTGGTCGGTATCCAGACCGAGTACAGCCTGGCCGAACGCTCCGCCGACCGGGAACTGCTGCCGATGGCGCAGGCACACGGCTTGGGCGCGTTCCTCTACTCCCCGCTCGCCGGAGGGCTGCTCACCGGCAAGTACCGACAGGGCGGACAGGGCCGGTTGAGCGCTCGCGGCGACACCGTCGAGGGCACCGTACAGCGCACCGCCGTCGTGGACGCCGTACTCGCCATAGCCGACGAGAACGACGCAAGCCCCGTCCAGGTCGCCCTGGCCTGGCTCCGCCGCCGGGCCGCACAGGCCCACACCGCCCTGATCCCGGTCGTCGGCCCGCGCACCCTGACGCAGTGGGAGGACTACCTGCGCTCGCTCCAGGTCGAACTCAGCGACCAGCAGTATCAGCATCTGGACCGGATCAGCGCAGTCCGCATGGGCACCCCGCACGAGGACGTCGCCGCCGCCCTGGAACACGGCTTCGACGGCGATCGCACACTCCTCGAACCTCTCACCGTTCCCGTCGCGTGA
- a CDS encoding LysR family transcriptional regulator, translating into MMNPWRLRLLSRLDTLGTVRAVAQAGHLSPSSVSQQLAVLEAETGTKLLERTGRRVRLTSAGLILAQRARAILDHMDSVESELRGFGEEPSGLVRLGAFQSAIHTLAVPAVTRLAAVHPHLDVEILELEPHASMPALRMADADIVITTTDFDELPLGPDLGLVPLAEDPVLLVLPPGHSAGRGPADLAAFAHEAWSFDMPQSYMANLARRLCRQARFEPRVVCRFSNYMMALQHVEAGLSISLLPALAVAHSRYDVTTRGLATPVTRTITAAVRRGTPTRAAVRVVLDALRHDPTRPPLTPPTERGTAMPPSGTA; encoded by the coding sequence ATGATGAACCCGTGGAGGCTGAGGCTGCTCAGCCGGCTGGACACGCTCGGTACGGTGCGCGCGGTGGCGCAGGCCGGCCATCTCAGCCCGTCGAGCGTCTCCCAGCAACTCGCCGTTCTGGAGGCCGAGACCGGCACCAAGCTGCTGGAACGCACGGGGCGGCGGGTACGGCTGACGTCCGCCGGGCTGATCCTCGCTCAGCGGGCCCGCGCGATCCTCGACCACATGGACAGCGTCGAGAGCGAGTTGCGCGGTTTCGGTGAGGAGCCTTCGGGGCTGGTGCGGCTGGGAGCCTTCCAGAGCGCCATCCACACGCTGGCCGTCCCGGCGGTGACTCGGCTCGCGGCCGTCCACCCGCACCTGGACGTCGAGATCCTCGAACTGGAACCGCACGCGAGCATGCCCGCCCTGCGCATGGCCGACGCGGACATCGTCATCACCACGACCGACTTCGACGAACTTCCGCTGGGCCCGGACCTCGGACTGGTGCCGCTGGCCGAGGACCCGGTGCTGCTGGTCCTGCCTCCCGGCCACTCCGCCGGACGCGGCCCCGCCGACCTGGCCGCCTTCGCGCACGAGGCCTGGTCCTTCGACATGCCCCAGTCCTACATGGCCAACCTCGCCCGGCGGCTGTGCCGGCAGGCCCGCTTCGAACCACGGGTCGTGTGCCGTTTCAGCAACTACATGATGGCGCTGCAGCATGTCGAGGCCGGACTGTCGATCTCCCTTCTCCCGGCCCTCGCTGTCGCCCACAGCCGCTACGACGTGACCACGCGCGGACTCGCCACCCCGGTCACCCGCACCATCACCGCCGCCGTCCGTCGCGGTACCCCCACCCGCGCGGCCGTCCGCGTCGTCCTCGACGCCCTGCGTCACGATCCGACGCGTCCGCCCCTCACTCCGCCCACCGAGCGGGGTACCGCGATGCCGCCGAGCGGTACGGCGTGA
- a CDS encoding aspartate aminotransferase family protein: MADDTTGTDRDAQFWHDARRHLLRYGVAFTPEIIERASGSFVYAAGGRRILDFTSGQMSAILGHSHPRIVECVQRQIAGLDHLFSGMLSRPVIDLARRLAGTLPDPLDKVLLLTTGAESNEAAVRMAKLVTGRHEIVSFARSWHGMTQAAASATYSAGRKGYGPGAPGNFAIPVPHSHRPDITHPDGTLDWQRQLDLAFDLIDAQSTGSLAACLVEPILSSGGVIEPPAGYFAALRHKCRERGMLLILDEAQTGLCRTGTWYAFERDGVVPDILTLSKTLGAGLPLAAVITSAEIEERAHERGFLFFTTHVSDPLVAAVGNTVLDVLETDHLDEQARSRGEFLRKGLDELAARHPVIGDVRGRGLLLGVEFATGDTDTSAGDALGARVTGRCLELGLHMNIVQLPGMGGTLRIAPPLTATEEELTLGLEILDQALTEAARTA, from the coding sequence ATGGCAGACGACACGACCGGCACGGACCGCGACGCACAGTTCTGGCACGACGCACGGCGCCATCTGCTGCGCTACGGCGTCGCCTTCACCCCCGAGATCATCGAGCGCGCGAGCGGCAGCTTCGTGTACGCCGCCGGTGGCCGCCGGATCCTCGACTTCACCTCCGGCCAGATGAGCGCGATCCTGGGGCACAGTCATCCACGCATCGTGGAGTGCGTCCAGCGGCAGATCGCCGGCCTCGACCACCTCTTCAGCGGCATGCTCAGCCGCCCCGTCATCGACCTCGCGCGGCGGCTGGCCGGCACGCTGCCCGACCCGCTCGACAAGGTACTGCTGCTCACCACGGGCGCGGAGTCGAACGAGGCAGCGGTACGGATGGCGAAACTCGTGACCGGCCGCCACGAGATCGTGTCGTTCGCCCGGTCCTGGCACGGCATGACCCAGGCCGCCGCGTCGGCGACCTACAGCGCGGGACGCAAAGGCTACGGACCGGGCGCGCCGGGCAACTTCGCCATCCCCGTGCCCCACTCCCACCGCCCCGACATCACTCACCCCGACGGGACCCTCGACTGGCAGCGCCAGCTGGACCTCGCCTTCGACCTCATCGACGCCCAGTCCACCGGCAGCCTGGCCGCGTGCCTGGTCGAGCCGATCCTCAGCTCCGGCGGGGTGATAGAGCCGCCCGCCGGCTACTTCGCCGCCCTGCGCCACAAGTGCCGGGAACGCGGGATGCTGCTGATCCTCGACGAGGCGCAGACCGGCCTGTGCCGCACGGGCACCTGGTACGCCTTCGAACGCGACGGGGTCGTCCCCGACATCCTCACCCTGTCCAAGACACTCGGCGCGGGGCTCCCGCTCGCCGCGGTGATCACCAGCGCGGAGATCGAGGAGCGGGCCCACGAACGCGGCTTCCTGTTCTTCACCACCCATGTCTCCGACCCGCTCGTCGCGGCGGTCGGCAACACGGTCCTCGACGTTCTCGAAACCGACCACCTCGACGAACAGGCCCGTAGCCGCGGGGAGTTCCTGCGCAAAGGACTCGACGAACTCGCCGCACGCCACCCGGTGATCGGCGACGTACGCGGCAGGGGTCTGCTCCTCGGCGTCGAGTTCGCCACGGGCGACACCGACACATCGGCCGGGGACGCTCTGGGTGCGCGTGTCACCGGCCGCTGCCTCGAACTGGGCCTGCACATGAACATCGTGCAGCTGCCGGGCATGGGCGGCACCCTGCGCATCGCCCCGCCCCTGACCGCCACCGAGGAGGAACTGACCCTCGGCCTGGAGATCCTGGACCAGGCCCTCACGGAGGCGGCCCGCACGGCGTGA
- a CDS encoding alpha/beta fold hydrolase — protein sequence MSDSTPTVVLVHGAFADASSFARVVPELLADGLKVLVPAVPNRSLTGDAAYIASVVRAVPGPVVLVGHSYGGAVITVAGVEDNVKALVFLAGYALEEGESLGELQGRFPDSDLASALVYTPFPVDGSDEPGTDVTVETDKFPAIFAADVDPGLARVLAVSQRPLAGAAFAEAAPVAAWKTKPSWGLVSSSDHTINPDVERFGYERAGMTTTEVDSSHLVMLAHPKKVADLIREAVRSVSA from the coding sequence ATGAGTGACTCCACGCCCACCGTCGTCCTGGTGCACGGTGCCTTCGCCGACGCGTCCAGCTTCGCCCGGGTCGTCCCGGAGCTGCTGGCCGACGGCTTGAAGGTGCTCGTCCCGGCCGTGCCCAACCGCAGTCTGACCGGCGACGCCGCCTACATCGCCTCGGTCGTCCGCGCCGTCCCCGGCCCCGTCGTCCTGGTGGGGCACTCCTACGGCGGTGCCGTCATCACCGTCGCGGGCGTCGAGGACAACGTGAAGGCCCTGGTCTTCCTTGCCGGTTACGCGCTGGAGGAGGGCGAGAGCCTCGGCGAGCTGCAGGGTCGCTTCCCGGACTCCGACCTTGCCTCGGCCCTGGTGTACACGCCGTTCCCGGTCGACGGCTCGGACGAGCCCGGCACCGATGTGACCGTCGAGACCGACAAGTTCCCCGCCATCTTCGCCGCCGACGTGGACCCGGGCCTGGCCAGGGTGCTCGCCGTCTCCCAGCGTCCGCTGGCCGGCGCGGCATTCGCCGAGGCGGCGCCGGTCGCGGCCTGGAAGACCAAGCCGTCCTGGGGCCTGGTGTCGTCGTCGGACCACACCATCAACCCCGACGTCGAGCGCTTCGGCTATGAGCGTGCCGGCATGACCACGACCGAGGTCGACTCCTCCCACCTGGTCATGCTCGCGCACCCCAAGAAGGTCGCGGATCTGATCCGTGAAGCCGTCCGGAGCGTTTCCGCCTGA
- a CDS encoding alpha/beta hydrolase, protein MSEAFTPVEPVLEPAAQAFAEATANPPYLFDLAPADGRKAVDEVQSGEIAKPAVDEEWITVSGGPTGTVRARIVKPAGATGTLPVIIYIHGAGWVFGNAHTHDRLVRELAVGANAAVVFPEYDLSPEARYPVAIEQNWTVARWVVEQGATKDLDPSRIAVTGDSVGGNMAAALTLMAKERGGVPLVQQVLFYPVTDASFDTNSYHQFATGYFLRRDGMQWFWDQYTTDETERAQITASPLRATTEQLTGLPAALVITGEADVLRDEGEAYANKLREAGVPVTAVRFQGVIHDFVMLNALRETHAADTAITLAVRTLHAALHTN, encoded by the coding sequence ATGTCCGAAGCCTTCACTCCCGTCGAGCCGGTGCTCGAACCCGCCGCCCAGGCCTTCGCCGAGGCCACCGCCAACCCGCCCTACCTCTTCGACCTCGCGCCGGCGGACGGCCGCAAGGCCGTCGACGAGGTGCAGTCCGGCGAGATCGCCAAGCCGGCGGTCGACGAGGAGTGGATCACGGTGTCGGGCGGCCCCACGGGCACCGTCCGGGCACGCATCGTGAAGCCCGCCGGTGCCACGGGCACCCTGCCGGTCATCATCTACATCCACGGCGCCGGCTGGGTCTTCGGCAACGCCCACACCCACGACCGCCTGGTGCGGGAACTCGCCGTCGGCGCCAATGCCGCGGTCGTCTTCCCCGAGTACGACCTCTCGCCCGAGGCGCGCTACCCGGTCGCCATCGAGCAGAACTGGACCGTGGCGCGCTGGGTCGTGGAACAGGGCGCGACCAAGGACCTGGACCCCAGCCGGATCGCGGTCACCGGTGACTCGGTCGGCGGCAACATGGCCGCCGCCCTCACCCTGATGGCGAAGGAGCGCGGCGGTGTACCGCTGGTCCAGCAGGTGCTGTTCTACCCGGTGACCGACGCGAGCTTCGACACCAACTCCTACCACCAGTTCGCCACCGGCTACTTCCTGCGCCGCGACGGCATGCAGTGGTTCTGGGACCAGTACACGACCGACGAGACCGAGCGCGCCCAGATCACGGCCTCCCCGCTGCGCGCCACCACCGAGCAGCTCACGGGTCTGCCCGCGGCCCTGGTGATCACCGGTGAGGCCGACGTGCTGCGCGACGAGGGCGAGGCCTACGCCAACAAGCTGCGCGAGGCCGGCGTGCCCGTCACCGCCGTCCGATTCCAGGGCGTCATCCACGACTTCGTGATGCTCAACGCCCTGCGCGAGACGCACGCCGCCGACACCGCCATCACCCTGGCCGTACGCACGCTGCACGCGGCCCTGCACACGAACTGA
- a CDS encoding MFS transporter has translation MNSATTDSPWAPLAARVFRALWIAQLVSNIGTWMQTVGAQWLLVGDSAALMTLVQTAAGLPVVLLALPSGVIADRFDRRVVLVTAQFAMLAVSGALAVLAFLDALSPTVLLLLTFLLGCGTALMGPAWQAIQPELVERERLGQAAALGAVNMNLARAVGPALGGAVVAAAGAGWVFAFNAASYLGIATVLLLWRRPAVATAPRAGNEGLLAALHAGRRYVWNAPGVRRVLLRTLLFIPGGAALWALLPLTASRSLGLGSGGYGLLLAAVGVGAVGGAFLLPRAHRLLGANGTLTVGALMFAGVLAVLATVRIPWVVALALLPAGLAWIAVLSTLNAAVQTRLPGWVRARGLSVYLLVFQGGQALAAPLWGSVADWLGLSACLLIAGAVMLLSAASVRRWPLRDAEGINPTPSDHWPAPPLVFAPGEADGPVGPVLVSVVYRVPAEQWAEFTDRMHRVARSRRRTGALSWGLFQDGHVPERFVENYLVSSWAEHLAQHHVRLTATDRRFEEEARALLTPGTAPEVTHAFDTSAGPPVRP, from the coding sequence ATGAACAGCGCCACCACCGACTCCCCCTGGGCGCCGCTCGCGGCACGTGTCTTCCGGGCGCTGTGGATCGCCCAGTTGGTCTCCAACATCGGCACCTGGATGCAGACGGTGGGCGCCCAGTGGCTCCTCGTCGGGGACAGTGCCGCGCTGATGACGCTGGTGCAGACGGCCGCCGGCCTGCCGGTCGTCCTGCTGGCGCTGCCCTCCGGGGTGATCGCCGACCGGTTCGACCGGCGGGTGGTGCTGGTGACCGCGCAGTTCGCGATGCTGGCGGTGTCCGGGGCGCTGGCCGTACTCGCGTTCCTGGACGCCCTCTCACCGACGGTCCTGCTGCTCCTGACGTTCCTGCTGGGCTGCGGCACCGCGCTGATGGGCCCGGCCTGGCAGGCGATCCAGCCCGAGCTGGTGGAGCGGGAGCGGCTCGGTCAGGCGGCGGCGCTCGGCGCGGTGAACATGAACCTGGCCCGTGCCGTCGGCCCGGCGCTCGGCGGGGCGGTGGTCGCGGCGGCGGGCGCGGGCTGGGTGTTCGCCTTCAACGCCGCGTCCTATCTGGGCATCGCGACCGTCCTCTTGCTGTGGCGGCGCCCCGCCGTCGCGACCGCGCCGCGCGCCGGGAACGAAGGACTGCTGGCCGCCCTGCACGCAGGCCGCCGCTACGTCTGGAACGCACCCGGCGTCCGACGGGTCCTGCTGCGCACGCTGCTGTTCATACCCGGTGGCGCCGCCTTGTGGGCCCTGCTGCCGCTGACCGCGAGCCGCTCCCTCGGCCTCGGCTCCGGCGGTTACGGACTGCTCCTCGCGGCGGTGGGCGTCGGTGCGGTGGGCGGCGCCTTCCTGCTGCCCCGGGCCCATCGGCTGCTGGGCGCCAACGGCACCCTCACGGTCGGCGCCCTGATGTTCGCCGGGGTGCTCGCGGTGCTGGCCACGGTCCGCATCCCGTGGGTGGTCGCGCTCGCCCTGCTGCCCGCGGGCCTCGCCTGGATCGCCGTCCTGTCCACGCTCAACGCGGCCGTGCAGACCCGGCTCCCCGGCTGGGTCCGAGCCCGCGGCCTCTCCGTCTACCTCCTGGTCTTCCAGGGCGGACAGGCACTGGCCGCACCCCTGTGGGGCTCGGTGGCCGACTGGCTCGGGCTGAGCGCCTGTCTGCTGATCGCCGGCGCCGTCATGCTGCTGAGCGCGGCCAGCGTACGGCGGTGGCCGCTGCGTGACGCCGAAGGCATCAACCCCACGCCGTCCGACCACTGGCCGGCTCCTCCCCTGGTGTTCGCGCCCGGGGAGGCCGACGGCCCGGTGGGCCCGGTCCTGGTCTCCGTCGTCTACCGGGTCCCGGCGGAGCAGTGGGCCGAGTTCACGGACCGTATGCACCGGGTGGCCCGCTCCCGGCGCCGTACCGGAGCCCTGTCCTGGGGTCTCTTCCAGGACGGCCACGTCCCGGAGCGTTTCGTCGAGAACTACCTCGTCTCCTCCTGGGCAGAGCACCTGGCCCAGCACCACGTCCGGCTGACCGCCACCGACCGGCGGTTCGAGGAGGAGGCCCGGGCGCTGCTCACCCCGGGCACCGCGCCCGAGGTGACGCACGCCTTCGACACCTCGGCGGGACCGCCGGTACGGCCCTGA
- a CDS encoding DUF5709 domain-containing protein encodes MSDEAMGDEVYQPDGSEVQDDAGLLDASDTLDYRAGEEALDEGYSPPERPWAVEHTGVTAAEARRGETLDERLAEEVPDIGVPEGDDLGDTPDTDGELLDEEVGDTRAGRLLAPDEGTHEVTESDLFASDRGLDGAGASAEEAAMHVIPEADGF; translated from the coding sequence ATGAGTGACGAGGCGATGGGTGACGAGGTCTACCAGCCGGACGGTTCGGAGGTGCAGGACGACGCGGGTCTGCTGGACGCCTCGGACACCCTGGACTACCGGGCCGGCGAGGAAGCCCTGGACGAGGGCTACTCGCCGCCGGAGCGGCCCTGGGCCGTGGAGCACACGGGCGTGACGGCGGCGGAGGCGCGGCGCGGGGAGACCCTGGACGAGCGTCTGGCCGAGGAAGTGCCGGACATCGGCGTCCCGGAGGGTGACGACCTCGGCGACACCCCGGACACGGACGGCGAACTCCTCGACGAGGAGGTCGGCGACACCCGTGCCGGACGGCTCCTCGCGCCGGACGAGGGCACGCACGAGGTCACCGAGTCCGATCTGTTCGCCTCCGACCGCGGCCTGGACGGCGCCGGGGCCTCGGCGGAGGAGGCCGCGATGCACGTGATCCCCGAGGCCGACGGCTTCTGA
- a CDS encoding helix-turn-helix domain-containing protein, which yields MLTGHAPWVSCSTRDLVPGDRLPSWQRALSRTFVDVEVTVEQDRPWDGELTADRLGVLQIATQEFGPGTVLRGARSVAADPRTHLLVRRQLEGTARLLQDGRTAELHPGDLAFLDARRPFRIVLPERQRARILMVPRALLRLEERQLHALTATVVDESAEGAAGLLLPLLDGLVDEVARAGPARREQLARTVVDILATVALEQAGRPHGPADLWERITESVRTRLGEPGLGPRTIADRHGISLRYLHQLFQRHDTTVVAWVRTRRLEAAHEELVHPATAHRSVAAVATRWGFTSPSHFSRAFRDMYGMSPAQWRGAAGADRAD from the coding sequence ATGCTGACCGGCCATGCCCCCTGGGTGTCCTGTTCCACCCGGGACCTGGTGCCCGGCGACCGCCTCCCCTCCTGGCAGCGCGCCCTCTCACGGACCTTCGTGGACGTCGAGGTCACCGTGGAGCAGGACCGTCCGTGGGACGGCGAACTGACCGCCGACCGACTCGGTGTGCTCCAGATCGCCACCCAGGAGTTCGGCCCCGGCACCGTGCTGCGCGGCGCCCGCTCGGTGGCCGCCGACCCGCGGACCCACCTCCTGGTCCGCCGTCAGCTGGAAGGCACCGCCCGACTGCTCCAGGACGGCCGCACCGCCGAACTCCACCCCGGTGACCTGGCCTTCCTCGATGCCCGGCGGCCCTTTCGGATCGTGCTCCCCGAGCGGCAGCGAGCACGGATCCTCATGGTGCCCCGGGCCCTGCTGCGCCTGGAGGAACGGCAACTGCACGCCCTCACGGCCACGGTGGTGGACGAGTCCGCGGAAGGCGCGGCCGGCCTGCTGCTGCCGCTGCTCGACGGACTCGTCGACGAGGTCGCGCGGGCCGGCCCCGCCCGGCGTGAGCAACTCGCCCGTACCGTCGTGGACATCCTGGCGACAGTGGCCCTCGAACAGGCCGGCCGACCGCACGGACCGGCGGACCTGTGGGAACGGATCACCGAGTCCGTCCGCACCCGGCTGGGCGAACCCGGCCTCGGCCCCCGGACCATCGCCGACCGGCACGGCATCTCGCTGCGCTATCTGCACCAGCTCTTCCAGCGTCACGACACCACCGTCGTCGCCTGGGTACGCACCCGGCGACTGGAAGCGGCCCACGAGGAACTCGTCCATCCCGCGACGGCCCACCGTTCCGTGGCCGCGGTGGCCACCCGCTGGGGGTTCACCAGCCCCTCCCACTTCAGCCGGGCGTTCCGCGACATGTACGGGATGTCGCCGGCGCAGTGGCGCGGGGCGGCGGGCGCGGACCGGGCGGACTGA
- a CDS encoding helix-turn-helix domain-containing protein has protein sequence MPTAIDSHEERRLRPAVPESGRGTVLTTRSVAPGESLDYWHDVVLDTLVGMDITTEGRTYDATMRTDHLGNLQITTVECDPGQVHRSPRSIARGDGRQVFVAVQGPGRAQVEQDGRTTELRTGDIGFFETGRPFRTVYPERFRMKIFAVPRALLQLPDAVLRELTGRSIRPGGGLPALLAPTLDRLADTSASYATPTAARLAESVIDLMAATAADQLGADPAELPGADGVLLLRIRTYIRWHLSDPGLTPSVIADAHGISVRCLHRLFEAEDSTVCQWIREQRLQECRKELAAQPPGSVSLGQVARRWGFTGPAGLGKAFRSSFGLSPTDWRDRVWAGTASC, from the coding sequence ATGCCAACCGCGATCGACTCCCACGAGGAGAGACGCCTGCGCCCGGCCGTACCGGAGAGTGGGCGAGGCACCGTGCTGACCACCCGCTCGGTCGCGCCGGGCGAGAGCCTGGACTACTGGCACGACGTCGTGCTCGACACCCTGGTGGGGATGGACATCACCACCGAGGGCCGCACCTACGACGCCACCATGCGGACGGATCACCTGGGGAACCTGCAGATCACCACGGTGGAGTGCGACCCCGGCCAGGTCCACCGGTCGCCGCGTTCCATCGCCCGCGGCGACGGACGCCAGGTCTTCGTGGCCGTTCAGGGACCCGGCCGGGCCCAGGTCGAACAGGACGGCCGCACCACCGAACTGCGGACCGGGGACATCGGGTTCTTCGAGACCGGCCGGCCCTTCCGGACCGTCTACCCGGAACGCTTCCGGATGAAGATCTTCGCGGTCCCGCGCGCGCTGCTGCAACTCCCCGACGCCGTCCTGCGGGAGCTCACCGGCCGCTCGATACGCCCGGGCGGCGGGCTCCCCGCCCTGCTCGCGCCGACGCTGGACCGGCTGGCGGACACCTCAGCCTCGTATGCGACGCCGACGGCCGCTCGGCTGGCCGAGAGCGTCATCGACCTGATGGCGGCGACCGCGGCGGACCAGTTGGGGGCGGATCCCGCCGAACTGCCGGGCGCCGACGGCGTCCTGCTGCTGCGCATCCGGACGTACATCCGCTGGCACCTGTCGGACCCCGGCCTGACCCCGTCCGTCATCGCCGACGCGCACGGCATCTCGGTCCGCTGTCTGCACCGGCTGTTCGAGGCCGAGGACAGCACCGTGTGCCAGTGGATCCGCGAGCAGCGACTGCAGGAGTGCCGCAAGGAGCTCGCCGCGCAGCCGCCGGGCTCCGTCAGCCTGGGCCAGGTCGCCCGGCGCTGGGGGTTCACCGGCCCGGCCGGCCTCGGCAAGGCCTTCCGCAGCTCCTTCGGGCTGTCACCTACGGACTGGCGGGACCGCGTATGGGCAGGAACGGCGTCATGCTGA